The Ornithinimicrobium faecis region CAGCATGCTCATGAGTGGCTGTAGCGACCCGGGAGGGGCTTTGCACGCACTCACGGGTTGCCGCTCCCCGAGCAAGGGGGTCGGGGAGCGGCGTGCCCCGCCACGGTGTGCCCCACACGAGGCGGTCCGCGCTCCTCCGGGAAGGTGTGTCAGGAGCGGGTGTCAGGGGCAACCGAGCCCGACTCATGGGGGACGGGCTCTGCCAACGACACTAGGTGCCGGTGCCGTCCTGACCCTCAGTGGTGGACCACTGGTTGTGGCCAGTGGCGGGGCTGCTGGCGGGGACGGCCAGGTGCGCGAGCTTGGCCTGGGCCACCTGCAGCAGGGCGGCCACGCCCTCGACCGGCACGTCCAGGGCGGTCGCGACCACTGTGTCCGGGTGTCCGGCATCATGCAGGCGCAGCGCGACGGCGAGCGTGGGCGGCAGCTCGTCCAGCTGCTGTCGCCACGTTCTGACACTCATGGGAAAACGATAGGTCGGAGGCGGTTCAGGGGCCCCAGTAGCCGACTACTGAACGGCCGACGACTCAACACGCGGACTGAGCGAGCCCACCACCGGTCCGGGGCGTTTGCCGGCCAGCTCAGGGTGTGGAGGGGGCACGGCGAATCCTTGGCTGGAGAGGAGCCGGCGCATCTGGAGAGGAGCTGGCGCATCACGGACGGCGTAGGGCTTGCTCCCGTCAGCGGTCAACTTGCTCCCGTCAGCGGTCACGCCCCGGTGGCACCTGGGCCGGCAACAGCGACCTCAACTCGGTGCGCCGCTCGACCCCGAGCTTGGCGAAGGCCTGGTAGAGGTGGGACTCCACGGTGCGGACCGAGACCACCAACCGGTCGGCGATCGCTGCGTTGGTCAACCCGTCGGCAGCCAGTCGGGCCACGTCCAGCTCCCGCCTGCTGAGCTCGACCAGCTCCTGCGGCGCCTCGAGAGCCGGGGTCTTCAGGGCATCGAACTGCGCCGTCAGGCTGGTGGCACGGGCGGTGGCACGACGCGCTCCGTCGGTGGATCCCCTGGCGCGGTGGGCGGTCACTGCCTGGGTGGCAGCCTCGGCGGCCAGCACCACCAGTCCACGCTCAGCGAAACGTTCCGCCACCTCCTCAAGTCCCTGGCCGTCACCGGCGCGCAGGCTCTCGACATGGTCGGCCAGCAGGGCCGGATAGGTGCACTCGGCCCGGTCGGCGATCTCCCGCAGCGCCGTGGCCACCCGCGGGCCACGCTCCCCGACGCGGACCGCGAGGTGCAACTGCCAGGCCCGGGCCAGCTGCAACTCGGGATAGTGCTCGGCCCCCTCCAGGGCAAGGGAGCAGGCTGTTGTGCTGTCGCCCTCGGCCACGGCGAGCCAGACGTCAGCGGCGGCCAGGTCGGCCGCCTGCCGCGGGTTGAACGTGGAGCCGAGCGCCGTCCGCGCCTGGTCCCGCCACCTCCTGGCCTCCTCCGGTCGACCGGTCTGGGCAGCGGTCACGCTGAGGATGGCCATGGTCCAGCCCAGCGTGCCCCCGAGGTCCACGCGCCGGAAGTCCGCCACCGCATCGAGCAGGAACCCGTGGGCCCGCGCCAGCTGACCGGTCATCACCAGGATGCGTCCCAGGGCCATCGAGGCCAGCCCGCGGGTGACCACGTCCGGGCTGTTCTCCAGCCGGTCTCGCACGGTCGAGACCACCGGCAGGATCTCGTCATAGCGCCCGTCGAGCTGCGCAGCCCACAGTGCCTGGAGGTCGGCCTCCGCCCCGGCCGAGAGCGCCCTGCCTGTGCCTTCCACGGCCATCGCCCGCAGCTGGTCCCACAGCCGAGCAGCCCTGATGTGCAGTCCCAGGCTGACCAGGGCCTCGCTGCAGGTCTCCAGGGCCAGCATCCGCTGCAGCTCAGACACCTCGCCGCGCTCCGCCTCCACCAGTGGTTCGGCCAGTGCCAGGGCGGCCGCCGGCCGCCCCTCCCAGAGGAGCAGATTGGCCCGGTATGCCGTGAGCCCCGGTTCGGCTCCGTCTGCACCCGGGTGCGCCTCGGCATACCGGTTGAGCAGGTGCCGCACCTCGTCCACGTGCCCCAGCCCCAGACCGCACACCCAGAAACGGGTGTCCAGGTAGGCGTCCTGGAGGCGCCGGTCCGCCGAGGCGACCACGGCGTCCTCGACCTGTTCCAGCAGGGTGTGCGCCTCGGCGTGCCGGTTGTCACGCATCAGGGCGAGTGCGAGCTCGACGGTGAGCGCCTCACCCACCGACTGCTGCTCGGTGCTCCCCCCGGACCCGCGGGACGCCAGGCCTGCCCGGGCCAGGCGCTCTGCCAACTGGGAGTCAAAGGCCTGGTTGGCGCGCACGGCCGCTCGCAGCAGGTCGTGCGGTGACTGCGGGTCACCGGCCTCCAGGCGCCAGCTCACCGTGCGGAAGACCGACTCGTCGCTGCGCCAACCGTCGTGGTCCACCACGTCGGCCAGCCGAGTCAGCAGGTGCCGCCGCGCCAGGCCACCCAACTCGGAGAGTGCCACCTCTCCGTGCAGGGGGTGGGCCAGGCGCAACACGGTGCTCAGGTCGGCGCCGACGGTCCGGATCAGCCCGAGCTCCTCGAGGGCGGCGAGCGCGGACGGGGCGACGACGGCCTCCGCGACCTGTGGCGGCAGCGGCTCGCCCAGCGCGACCACCGCCAGGGCCTCGCGCTGCTGCTCGGTCAGCATGGTCAACCGGGCGCCCACGGCCTCCACGAGTCGTGGGGCCAGCACGACCTGCTCGTCCCAGGTCCAGATGCCGTCCCGCTGCTGCAGTGACCCGGCCTGGATGGCGCCCACCACCAGCTCCCTGGCATAGAGGACGTTGCCGTCGCAGACGGCGGCGAGTCGGGTCAGGGCGCGGGAGCTGACCGAGCCGCCGAGGGCCTGGCTGATCAGGGCGCGCATCTCCGTCGCGGAGAAGGGCTGCAGGTCCACCCGCAGGACCAGGCTGTTTTTCCAGAGCGCCGTGATCGAGTCGTGGACCTGCTCACCGCGCCGCACCGCCACGACGGGGACGGCGACCCCCTCGATGGCCAGCTGCAGGACGAGGGCGGCGCTGCCGGGGTCGAGGTGCTGTGCCTCGTCGACCACCAGCAGGGTCGGTCCTCCACCGCCTCGCAGGGCAGCGGCAAAGCTCGCGTGCCAGGTCGTGCGGTCCATCGGGTCGACAGTGTCCGGGGGCAGCAGGTGCAGGACGGCGCCGTAGGGGGTGCGGGCGGCTGCCTCGGTGGCGATGACGGTGGCCGTGCGCATCCCTCGC contains the following coding sequences:
- a CDS encoding LuxR C-terminal-related transcriptional regulator, producing the protein MPEQAGTLGLEARARAPWPFAGRAEEFEIITSVITSSPITSSPDDRAAGTPGCGAVLVAPAGVGKTRLLAEVRDWAEQRGMRTATVIATEAAARTPYGAVLHLLPPDTVDPMDRTTWHASFAAALRGGGGPTLLVVDEAQHLDPGSAALVLQLAIEGVAVPVVAVRRGEQVHDSITALWKNSLVLRVDLQPFSATEMRALISQALGGSVSSRALTRLAAVCDGNVLYARELVVGAIQAGSLQQRDGIWTWDEQVVLAPRLVEAVGARLTMLTEQQREALAVVALGEPLPPQVAEAVVAPSALAALEELGLIRTVGADLSTVLRLAHPLHGEVALSELGGLARRHLLTRLADVVDHDGWRSDESVFRTVSWRLEAGDPQSPHDLLRAAVRANQAFDSQLAERLARAGLASRGSGGSTEQQSVGEALTVELALALMRDNRHAEAHTLLEQVEDAVVASADRRLQDAYLDTRFWVCGLGLGHVDEVRHLLNRYAEAHPGADGAEPGLTAYRANLLLWEGRPAAALALAEPLVEAERGEVSELQRMLALETCSEALVSLGLHIRAARLWDQLRAMAVEGTGRALSAGAEADLQALWAAQLDGRYDEILPVVSTVRDRLENSPDVVTRGLASMALGRILVMTGQLARAHGFLLDAVADFRRVDLGGTLGWTMAILSVTAAQTGRPEEARRWRDQARTALGSTFNPRQAADLAAADVWLAVAEGDSTTACSLALEGAEHYPELQLARAWQLHLAVRVGERGPRVATALREIADRAECTYPALLADHVESLRAGDGQGLEEVAERFAERGLVVLAAEAATQAVTAHRARGSTDGARRATARATSLTAQFDALKTPALEAPQELVELSRRELDVARLAADGLTNAAIADRLVVSVRTVESHLYQAFAKLGVERRTELRSLLPAQVPPGRDR